One window of the Novosphingobium sp. KACC 22771 genome contains the following:
- the xylA gene encoding xylose isomerase, giving the protein MSAAYFAEFDTVRYEGPDAACDLAYRWYDKDRMVFGKRMEDYLRFAVCFWHTFCWPGSDVFGAGTFNRPWLQGPQDEAAARAKREAALSFVEKLDLPFYCFHDVDVMAPAESIGDFRKSFALAVDHLEELQAQHGRKLLWGTANLFSHPRYLAGAATSPRPEVYAWAASQVRDALEATHRLGGANYVLWGGREGYDTILNTNLAVEQENFGRFLQLVVEHKHKIGFTGTILIEPKPHEPTKHQYDFDTQTVYGFLKRFGLEGEVKVNIEANHATLSGHTFEHEIAMAGALGILGSIDANRGDPQNGWDTDQFPNSVEELTLACIEIERAGGFTTGGFNFDAKVRRQSVDAADLLHGHVGGVDVIAKSLLRAEAIIKDGRLDAFRDERYAGWNGDLGQTIKGADLAGIADLAVSGDLAPQPVSGRQEWLENLINRF; this is encoded by the coding sequence ATGTCTGCCGCCTATTTCGCCGAATTTGATACGGTCCGCTATGAAGGCCCCGATGCGGCCTGCGATCTTGCCTATCGCTGGTATGACAAGGACCGCATGGTTTTTGGCAAGCGGATGGAAGATTATCTGCGCTTTGCGGTCTGTTTCTGGCACACGTTCTGCTGGCCGGGCAGCGATGTATTCGGCGCGGGCACGTTCAACCGCCCATGGTTGCAGGGTCCGCAGGATGAGGCCGCCGCCCGCGCCAAGCGCGAGGCCGCGCTCTCCTTCGTCGAAAAGCTCGACCTGCCGTTTTACTGCTTCCACGATGTGGACGTGATGGCCCCTGCCGAAAGCATCGGTGATTTCCGCAAGAGCTTTGCGCTGGCCGTCGATCATCTCGAAGAGCTTCAGGCCCAGCATGGCCGCAAGCTGCTGTGGGGCACGGCCAATCTGTTCAGCCACCCGCGCTATCTGGCGGGCGCCGCCACTTCCCCACGCCCGGAAGTCTACGCTTGGGCCGCCAGTCAGGTGCGCGATGCGCTGGAGGCCACGCATCGTCTGGGCGGCGCGAATTATGTCCTGTGGGGCGGGCGTGAAGGCTATGACACGATCCTCAACACCAATCTGGCGGTGGAGCAGGAGAATTTCGGGCGTTTCCTGCAACTGGTGGTTGAGCACAAGCACAAGATCGGCTTCACCGGCACGATCCTGATCGAGCCCAAGCCGCATGAACCCACCAAGCACCAGTATGATTTCGACACCCAGACGGTGTACGGCTTCCTCAAGCGCTTTGGCCTTGAGGGCGAGGTGAAGGTCAACATCGAGGCCAACCACGCCACGTTGTCGGGCCATACGTTCGAGCATGAAATCGCCATGGCGGGCGCGCTGGGCATCCTTGGTTCAATCGATGCCAATCGCGGCGATCCCCAGAATGGCTGGGACACCGACCAGTTCCCCAATTCGGTCGAGGAACTGACGCTGGCCTGTATCGAGATCGAGCGGGCGGGCGGTTTCACCACCGGCGGCTTCAATTTCGACGCCAAGGTGCGCCGTCAATCGGTGGATGCGGCGGACCTGCTGCATGGCCATGTCGGCGGGGTGGATGTCATCGCGAAATCGCTGTTGCGGGCCGAAGCGATCATCAAGGACGGCCGCCTCGATGCCTTCCGCGATGAACGCTATGCCGGTTGGAACGGCGATCTGGGCCAAACCATTAAGGGCGCCGATCTGGCCGGGATTGCCGATCTGGCCGTGAGCGGCGATCTGGCACCCCAGCCGGTTTCCGGGCGTCAGGAATGGCTGGAAAATCTGATCAACCGCTTCTGA
- a CDS encoding acetylxylan esterase produces the protein MPRISPAALLGAALLLAPLSARAATPAASLAPYFTPVTTPTARPDQDGFLRRWLVLEPIAKPNRSNQGFTSAYVRDAFSKAALPGGAKAIPRDAQTIRVDGQSLQWHALDAGLFDAKLFYLAQGLGKPAYGVIFWVTTIVESDREIADAHLAVGSNSASMWWLNGAETTALFGDRRMVMDDAVSPRVTLHKGRNILRGAIINGPGLSDFCARFVDDAGRPITDLRITTR, from the coding sequence ATGCCCCGAATATCCCCAGCCGCCCTGCTTGGCGCCGCGCTTTTACTCGCCCCCCTATCAGCGCGCGCGGCCACGCCCGCGGCCTCGCTTGCCCCTTATTTCACCCCCGTCACCACCCCCACGGCCCGCCCTGATCAGGATGGCTTCCTGCGCCGCTGGCTGGTGCTCGAACCCATCGCCAAGCCCAACCGCAGCAATCAGGGCTTTACCAGCGCCTATGTTCGCGACGCTTTTTCCAAGGCCGCCTTGCCCGGCGGGGCAAAGGCCATCCCGCGCGATGCCCAGACAATACGCGTGGATGGGCAAAGCCTGCAATGGCATGCGCTGGATGCCGGCCTGTTCGACGCCAAACTGTTCTATCTGGCCCAGGGGCTGGGCAAACCGGCCTATGGCGTGATCTTCTGGGTCACCACCATTGTTGAAAGCGACCGCGAGATCGCCGACGCGCATCTGGCGGTGGGCTCCAATTCGGCCTCGATGTGGTGGCTGAACGGCGCGGAAACCACCGCCCTGTTCGGTGACCGACGGATGGTGATGGATGATGCCGTCTCGCCGCGCGTCACGCTGCATAAAGGGCGCAATATCCTGCGCGGGGCAATCATCAACGGGCCGGGGCTCAGCGATTTCTGCGCCCGCTTTGTCGATGATGCGGGTCGCCCGATCACTGATCTGCGGATCACGACGCGCTGA
- the xylB gene encoding xylulokinase: protein MFLGIDIGTSGVKAVVTASDGRVLSQCSAALSVSRPQELWSEQAPDDWVDATHRAVLGLDAGLRRAVAAIGLAGQMHGATLLGADDRPLRPAILWNDGRSHAQCAALEAAEPQSRAITGNIAMPGFTAPKLLWVREHEPEVFAATRTVLLPKDYVRLALTGEKASDMSDAAGTLWVDVARRAWSEALLGATGLTLDHMPRLYEGPQITGYLRAEVAAQWGMEAVPVVAGAGDNAAGALGVGVTGEGQGMLSLGTSGVIFVAGDAFRPNPARAVHAFCHALPGVWHQMSVHLSAASCIDWAASACQVGGPAEFFALAESAGPCAGPELFLPYLSGERTPHNDPHLRAGFVGLSNETNTARLAAAVLEGVAFAHADGIDALREAGTHIEELSVIGGGSRSLYWGHILASVLGVRLLYLEGGEVGPALGAARLAQLGLGGDMASICTRPPIRATIEPDLDLAARLAPQRQRFQRATWALRQLQESF, encoded by the coding sequence ATGTTCCTTGGCATTGATATCGGCACGAGCGGGGTCAAAGCCGTCGTAACCGCCAGCGACGGGCGCGTCCTTTCACAATGCAGCGCGGCGCTTTCTGTCTCGCGGCCGCAGGAATTGTGGTCTGAACAGGCGCCTGATGACTGGGTGGATGCGACGCATCGCGCGGTGCTGGGGCTGGATGCCGGGTTGCGCCGGGCGGTGGCGGCCATCGGCCTTGCCGGGCAAATGCACGGCGCCACGCTGCTGGGCGCGGATGACCGACCCTTGCGCCCCGCGATCCTGTGGAACGATGGGCGCAGCCATGCGCAATGCGCCGCGCTGGAGGCCGCCGAACCGCAAAGCCGCGCGATCACGGGCAATATCGCCATGCCCGGCTTTACCGCGCCCAAGCTGCTCTGGGTGCGCGAACATGAACCGGAGGTGTTTGCCGCGACCCGCACGGTGCTGTTGCCCAAGGATTATGTCCGCCTTGCCCTGACCGGCGAAAAGGCTAGCGACATGTCGGATGCGGCCGGAACGCTGTGGGTCGATGTCGCCCGCCGCGCATGGTCCGAGGCCCTGCTGGGCGCGACCGGGCTGACGCTTGACCATATGCCGCGCCTGTATGAGGGGCCGCAGATCACCGGCTACTTGCGCGCCGAAGTGGCCGCGCAATGGGGCATGGAGGCCGTACCCGTAGTCGCGGGCGCGGGCGACAATGCGGCGGGCGCGCTAGGGGTGGGCGTGACGGGCGAAGGGCAAGGCATGCTCTCGCTGGGCACATCGGGCGTGATCTTTGTGGCGGGCGATGCGTTCCGCCCTAATCCGGCGCGCGCGGTCCATGCCTTTTGCCATGCCCTGCCCGGCGTGTGGCATCAAATGAGCGTGCATCTTTCGGCCGCCTCCTGCATCGATTGGGCGGCATCGGCCTGTCAGGTGGGCGGTCCGGCGGAATTCTTTGCTCTGGCCGAAAGCGCAGGGCCATGCGCGGGGCCAGAACTGTTCCTGCCTTATCTTTCGGGCGAACGCACACCGCATAATGACCCGCATCTGCGCGCAGGCTTTGTCGGCCTCAGCAACGAGACCAACACCGCCCGCCTTGCCGCCGCCGTGCTGGAGGGCGTGGCCTTTGCCCATGCCGACGGCATCGACGCCCTGCGCGAGGCTGGCACGCATATTGAGGAACTGTCCGTGATCGGCGGCGGTTCGCGCTCTCTCTATTGGGGCCATATTCTGGCCAGTGTGCTGGGCGTGCGCCTGCTCTATCTGGAGGGCGGCGAGGTCGGCCCGGCGCTGGGTGCGGCGCGTCTGGCCCAATTGGGATTGGGTGGCGATATGGCCTCGATCTGCACACGCCCGCCGATCCGCGCCACCATCGAGCCGGACCTCGATCTGGCCGCCCGACTTGCCCCCCAACGCCAGCGTTTCCAGCGCGCCACATGGGCGCTGCGCCAACTTCAGGAGAGCTTTTGA
- a CDS encoding carboxylesterase/lipase family protein, whose translation MTKSASDSIITDRRGALAAAGIGIGLAASPALAKPAAKAPAIHTSDCSTPHSAIVPTRYGKVRGYVSDGVFTFKGVPYGDTTAGANRWLRPQPPKAWEGEYPALAYGANCPQTLHSFRAIEHTFIQQWTDGFLGEDMLKLNIWTGSLSGSKPVMVYLHGGGFSFGSSYELASHDGAQMARHHDVVQVSVNHRLNVLGFLDLAEFGGDAYADSVNVSMLDLVFALEWVRDNIRAFGGDPDRVTIYGQSGGGSKVTTLMGMPAAKGLFHRAIVQSGGGGNIPSADQSRYFSRQVLRELGVAQGDMAALQKMEWQRLFEAGNAVATRINGPMRPGVLQPGGSASPTPRVGWAPTMDMRNITCRSFHDVAPPAARDIPVIFGNVSEEGTSLGRNPSEAEWRAQLTEALGEAKADALIAAMKKAHPEKAIRTLSYGVGGLSGRNNVNRMVKLRHDAGGAPAYQYLFQWQTPILDGIPGAWHTAELAFCFDNTKICDQATGNTPEAQAIARKMAGAWAAFAHTGNPNQPGLAWGPSDPVHCQTMVFDTQCRMENDPEGAVRRLLLT comes from the coding sequence ATGACCAAAAGCGCATCAGACAGCATCATCACGGACCGGCGGGGCGCGCTCGCCGCAGCCGGGATTGGGATCGGCCTTGCCGCCTCGCCGGCTCTTGCCAAACCGGCGGCCAAAGCCCCCGCCATCCACACCAGCGATTGTTCCACCCCACATTCCGCCATTGTTCCCACCCGCTATGGCAAGGTGCGCGGCTATGTCAGCGACGGCGTGTTCACCTTCAAGGGCGTGCCCTATGGCGACACCACCGCCGGGGCCAACCGCTGGCTGCGCCCCCAGCCGCCCAAGGCATGGGAAGGGGAATATCCCGCCCTTGCCTATGGCGCCAATTGCCCGCAGACGCTGCACAGTTTCCGCGCCATCGAGCATACGTTCATCCAGCAATGGACCGACGGTTTTCTGGGCGAGGATATGCTCAAGCTCAACATCTGGACCGGATCGCTGTCGGGATCGAAACCGGTGATGGTCTATCTGCACGGCGGGGGCTTTTCCTTCGGCTCCTCCTATGAACTGGCCTCGCATGATGGGGCGCAGATGGCGCGGCATCATGATGTGGTGCAGGTGTCGGTCAACCATCGCCTCAATGTGCTGGGTTTTCTCGATCTGGCCGAATTTGGCGGGGATGCCTATGCCGATTCCGTCAATGTCAGCATGCTCGATCTGGTCTTTGCGCTGGAATGGGTGCGCGACAATATCCGCGCCTTTGGCGGCGACCCGGACCGGGTGACGATCTATGGCCAGTCGGGCGGCGGGTCGAAAGTGACCACGCTGATGGGAATGCCTGCGGCCAAGGGCCTGTTTCATCGCGCCATCGTGCAATCGGGCGGCGGGGGCAATATTCCGTCGGCCGATCAATCGCGCTATTTCTCGCGGCAAGTGCTGCGCGAACTGGGCGTGGCGCAGGGCGATATGGCGGCGTTGCAGAAAATGGAATGGCAAAGGCTGTTCGAGGCAGGCAATGCCGTCGCCACGCGCATCAATGGCCCGATGCGCCCCGGCGTGCTGCAACCGGGGGGCAGCGCCAGCCCGACGCCCCGCGTGGGCTGGGCGCCGACGATGGACATGCGCAACATCACCTGCCGCTCGTTTCATGATGTGGCGCCGCCCGCCGCGCGCGACATTCCCGTTATCTTCGGAAATGTCAGCGAGGAAGGCACCAGCCTTGGCCGCAACCCCAGCGAGGCCGAATGGCGCGCGCAACTGACCGAGGCGCTGGGCGAGGCCAAGGCCGATGCGCTGATCGCCGCGATGAAAAAAGCCCATCCGGAAAAGGCGATCCGCACCCTTTCCTATGGCGTGGGCGGCCTGTCGGGGCGCAACAATGTGAACCGCATGGTCAAGCTGCGCCATGATGCGGGCGGGGCGCCGGCCTACCAATATCTGTTCCAATGGCAGACGCCGATCCTCGACGGCATTCCCGGCGCATGGCACACGGCCGAACTGGCCTTTTGCTTCGACAACACCAAAATCTGCGATCAGGCCACCGGCAACACGCCCGAAGCGCAAGCCATCGCCCGCAAAATGGCCGGAGCATGGGCCGCCTTTGCCCATACCGGCAATCCGAACCAGCCGGGACTGGCATGGGGCCCCAGCGATCCGGTGCATTGCCAGACCATGGTGTTCGACACCCAATGCCGGATGGAAAACGACCCCGAAGGCGCGGTGCGCCGCCTCCTGCTGACCTAG
- a CDS encoding glycoside hydrolase family 95 protein, translated as MTFTRREYLAASASMLGQPAISAVSRQTDAPTTLGEHRLWYTDPAKVWTEALPIGNGRIGAMVFGGTGQERLQLNEDTLWSGGPYDPVNPQAAQALPQVRALIAKGDYAGAQALADAAMMGRPLHQMAYQTLGDLLIDMPLGVPVGSYRRELDLDAATASTRFAAGGVTIEREIFASPADQVIALRIFAKGGLLPAMTLRLKSPHTTEAAAQDDTILLSGQNGMAEGIPGALRFSARLRIFAPQGTWRAQGDALHVDPAREVILLLAMATSHRGPKDVSGDPQAITAQQIAAASALPFATLRQRHLAQHRRLYRSASLQLTPGEGAALPTDQRIAANESEDDPALAALYFHYARYLLICSSRPGCQPANLQGIWNDKTNPPWGSKYTININTQMNYWPADPVGLAECFEPLLRLTRELAHSGRETAQRMYGARGWMAHHNTDLWRAAAPIDGAAWGLWPMGGAWLCNMLWDRWDYGRDRAYLAAIYPLMHGACLFFLDTLQPSAKGLVTSPSISPENPHPFGASVCAGPAMDRQILRDLFDRTADAARQLGKDADFVAQLAKTRAALAPDRIGKSGQLQEWLEDWDDAAPEAHHRHVSHLYALYPSQQIAHDTTPDLARAARVSLEKRGDESTGWATAWRIALWARLGDGERAHRILRFLLGRGRTYPNMFDAHPPFQIDGNFGGCAAMAEMLLNSRDGLIHLLPALPTAWREGEAKGLVARGGVRVDLVWREGILAEVTLSAMYAQDCTLRLGAVSRSLRLAPGRVMRLYGPNLRPA; from the coding sequence ATGACCTTCACCCGCCGCGAATATCTGGCCGCCAGCGCCTCTATGCTGGGCCAGCCTGCCATAAGCGCCGTTTCCCGGCAAACCGACGCCCCGACGACGCTCGGCGAACACCGCCTGTGGTACACCGATCCGGCCAAGGTCTGGACCGAGGCGCTGCCCATCGGCAACGGCCGGATCGGCGCGATGGTCTTTGGCGGCACCGGGCAGGAACGCCTGCAATTGAACGAGGATACGCTGTGGAGCGGCGGCCCCTATGATCCGGTCAATCCACAGGCCGCACAGGCTCTGCCGCAAGTGCGCGCGCTGATTGCCAAGGGCGATTATGCCGGAGCGCAAGCGCTGGCCGATGCCGCCATGATGGGCCGCCCGCTGCATCAGATGGCCTATCAGACGCTGGGCGATCTGTTGATCGACATGCCGCTCGGCGTTCCGGTCGGCTCCTATCGCCGCGAACTCGACCTTGACGCGGCCACTGCCTCCACCCGCTTTGCCGCAGGCGGCGTAACGATCGAACGCGAGATTTTCGCTTCGCCCGCCGATCAGGTCATTGCCCTGCGCATCTTTGCCAAGGGCGGCCTGCTGCCCGCGATGACGCTGCGCCTGAAAAGTCCGCACACCACCGAGGCGGCGGCGCAAGACGACACAATCCTGCTTTCGGGCCAAAACGGCATGGCCGAGGGCATCCCCGGCGCGCTGCGTTTTTCCGCCCGTCTCCGTATCTTCGCTCCGCAAGGCACATGGCGCGCGCAGGGCGATGCCCTCCATGTCGATCCCGCGCGCGAGGTCATCCTGCTGCTGGCCATGGCAACCAGCCATCGCGGCCCCAAAGACGTCTCGGGCGATCCGCAGGCCATCACCGCGCAACAGATTGCCGCGGCATCCGCCCTGCCCTTTGCCACCTTGCGCCAGCGCCATCTGGCGCAGCATCGCCGCCTCTATCGCAGCGCCTCGTTGCAACTGACGCCGGGCGAGGGCGCAGCGCTGCCCACAGACCAACGGATTGCCGCCAATGAGAGCGAGGATGATCCTGCACTGGCCGCGCTCTATTTTCACTATGCGCGCTATCTGCTGATCTGTTCGTCGCGCCCCGGATGCCAACCGGCCAATCTGCAGGGCATATGGAATGACAAGACCAACCCGCCCTGGGGTTCGAAATATACGATCAATATCAACACCCAGATGAATTACTGGCCCGCCGATCCGGTGGGGCTGGCCGAATGTTTCGAACCCTTGCTGCGCCTGACGCGGGAATTGGCGCACTCGGGCCGGGAAACCGCGCAGCGGATGTATGGCGCGCGCGGCTGGATGGCACATCATAACACCGATCTGTGGCGCGCTGCCGCGCCCATCGACGGCGCGGCATGGGGCCTGTGGCCGATGGGCGGCGCATGGCTGTGCAACATGCTGTGGGACCGTTGGGATTATGGGCGCGACCGGGCCTATCTCGCGGCCATCTATCCGCTGATGCACGGGGCCTGTCTGTTCTTCCTCGACACGCTGCAGCCTTCGGCCAAGGGTCTGGTCACCTCCCCTTCGATCTCGCCGGAAAACCCGCATCCCTTCGGCGCCTCGGTCTGCGCCGGGCCGGCGATGGACCGCCAGATCCTGCGCGATCTGTTTGACCGCACGGCCGATGCGGCGCGGCAATTGGGCAAGGACGCCGATTTCGTCGCGCAACTGGCCAAGACACGCGCGGCTCTGGCGCCCGACCGGATCGGTAAAAGCGGGCAATTGCAGGAATGGCTGGAGGATTGGGACGATGCCGCGCCCGAGGCGCACCATCGCCACGTCTCGCATCTCTACGCCCTTTATCCCAGCCAGCAGATCGCGCACGACACCACGCCCGATCTGGCCCGCGCGGCCCGTGTCTCGCTGGAAAAGCGCGGGGATGAATCGACCGGTTGGGCCACGGCATGGCGCATTGCCCTGTGGGCGCGGCTGGGCGATGGCGAGCGGGCGCATCGCATTCTGCGCTTTCTGCTGGGCCGGGGGCGGACCTATCCCAACATGTTCGATGCGCATCCCCCTTTTCAGATCGACGGTAATTTCGGCGGCTGCGCGGCCATGGCCGAAATGCTGTTGAACAGCCGCGATGGGCTGATCCATCTGCTGCCCGCCCTGCCCACGGCATGGCGCGAAGGGGAGGCAAAAGGGCTGGTTGCGCGCGGCGGGGTGCGGGTTGATCTGGTTTGGCGCGAGGGCATACTCGCCGAGGTAACGCTTTCCGCTATGTACGCGCAGGATTGCACCTTGCGTCTGGGCGCCGTCTCGCGCTCATTACGGCTCGCGCCCGGACGCGTCATGCGGCTCTATGGCCCCAATCTGCGGCCGGCATAA
- a CDS encoding aldose epimerase family protein: MDWTKLAGSAVVAVMLSSSAHAATARREDGGKLADGRAVEAVTLTNGHGVSARILAYGATLQKFMAPDRQGKSADIVIGLADAGAYEARQSFFGVTVGRYANRIAGGKFTLDGQTYQLPLNDKVNSLHGGGKGFDRQLWKVESVTSGKLASVVLRHISPDGDSGYPGTLDATVTYSLDEAGNLTIAFAAKTDKPTIVNMTNHALFNLAGEGGPRDAMDEVLTIPASHYTPVNPALIPTGELRAVAGTPFDFRKGRVVGQSLRDGHDEQLAIARGYDHNFAIDAGLTKTPKLLARLADKTSGRVLEVLSTEPGVQFYTGNFIDGTMLGKNGHIYRMGDGIALEPQKFPDTPNQPAFGSARIDPQHPYAHTMVYRVSVAK; encoded by the coding sequence ATGGACTGGACGAAATTGGCCGGATCTGCGGTGGTGGCGGTAATGCTTTCGTCGAGCGCCCATGCCGCGACGGCCCGGCGCGAGGACGGCGGCAAACTGGCCGATGGCCGCGCGGTCGAGGCGGTGACGCTGACCAACGGCCATGGGGTTTCGGCGCGCATTCTGGCCTATGGCGCCACGTTGCAGAAATTCATGGCGCCCGACCGTCAGGGCAAATCGGCGGATATCGTGATCGGCCTGGCCGATGCCGGGGCGTATGAGGCGCGCCAGTCCTTTTTCGGCGTCACGGTGGGGCGCTATGCCAACCGGATCGCGGGCGGCAAGTTTACACTTGATGGCCAGACTTATCAGCTTCCGCTCAATGACAAGGTGAACAGCCTGCATGGCGGCGGCAAGGGCTTTGATCGCCAGTTGTGGAAAGTCGAAAGCGTAACCTCGGGCAAACTTGCCTCGGTGGTGCTGCGCCATATCAGCCCCGATGGCGACAGCGGCTATCCCGGCACGCTGGACGCCACGGTCACCTATTCGCTGGATGAAGCGGGCAATCTGACCATCGCCTTTGCCGCGAAAACCGACAAGCCGACCATTGTTAACATGACCAATCATGCGCTGTTCAATCTGGCGGGTGAGGGCGGGCCGCGCGATGCCATGGACGAGGTGCTGACCATTCCGGCCAGCCATTACACGCCGGTCAATCCCGCTTTGATCCCCACAGGCGAATTGCGCGCGGTGGCGGGCACGCCGTTTGATTTTCGCAAGGGGCGCGTGGTGGGCCAATCTTTGCGCGATGGGCATGACGAGCAATTGGCGATTGCGCGCGGCTATGATCACAATTTTGCCATCGACGCCGGGCTGACCAAGACGCCCAAGTTGCTGGCCCGTCTGGCCGACAAGACCTCGGGCCGGGTGCTTGAGGTGCTGTCCACCGAGCCGGGGGTCCAGTTCTACACCGGCAATTTCATTGACGGCACGATGCTGGGCAAGAACGGCCATATCTATCGCATGGGCGACGGGATCGCGCTCGAACCCCAGAAATTCCCCGATACGCCCAACCAGCCCGCCTTCGGTTCCGCGCGGATTGATCCCCAGCATCCCTATGCCCACACGATGGTCTATCGCGTGTCGGTGGCGAAATAG
- a CDS encoding family 43 glycosylhydrolase, producing MKKHLIPALCLAALAASGAKAQLEGEPFIHDPSTIAFSDGQYYTFGTGEGGLVSSDGWTWHKGGVRPGGGVAPDTIKIGDRYYVAYAVGGGGMNGGHASNVKVMWTKSLDPKSPDFAYHDVGIVASSDGKEPCDAIDPAFLYANGHLWLSYGTYFGYIRMVELDPATGQRVAGNQPVDIAIDLEATALMHRDGWYYLLGTQGTCCDGPNSTYNIRVGRSRNPLGPYVDNFGVPMLKGGGKLVWGAHGRGLGAGHFGLVDLGDGVEKFSFHWEADMDRSGRSVLAILPLTWKNGWPVGQENLRPGTYEIQSERGGALELAVDEVRLPFDFRKSWFRNPADGPDKPLPDQTLEENSKVWPKGQIAVDMGDYMVRPHQHWTISPAPGAGGYMGAPYVKITIAGTERALAATPAGEVITVPTFTGAPEQLWRIDQLSDGTYRIIPRNTPDPRAPLALSAVGRSTARLVRFSPESDAGRWTFRLP from the coding sequence ATGAAGAAACACCTGATCCCCGCGCTCTGCCTTGCCGCGCTGGCCGCAAGCGGCGCCAAGGCCCAGCTTGAGGGCGAACCCTTTATCCACGACCCCTCGACCATCGCCTTTTCCGATGGCCAGTATTACACCTTCGGCACCGGCGAAGGCGGGCTCGTGTCTTCCGATGGCTGGACTTGGCACAAAGGCGGCGTGCGCCCCGGCGGCGGCGTGGCCCCCGACACGATCAAGATCGGGGACCGCTATTACGTCGCCTATGCCGTGGGCGGCGGCGGCATGAACGGCGGCCATGCCAGCAATGTCAAAGTGATGTGGACCAAATCGCTCGATCCCAAATCGCCCGATTTCGCCTATCACGACGTAGGCATCGTCGCCTCCAGCGACGGCAAGGAACCGTGCGACGCCATCGACCCTGCCTTTCTCTATGCCAACGGCCATCTCTGGCTCAGCTACGGCACCTATTTCGGCTATATCCGCATGGTTGAACTCGACCCCGCAACCGGCCAGCGCGTCGCGGGCAACCAGCCGGTGGACATTGCCATCGACCTTGAGGCCACCGCGCTGATGCATCGCGACGGCTGGTATTACCTGCTGGGCACGCAGGGCACCTGCTGCGACGGGCCCAATTCCACCTATAACATCCGCGTGGGCCGCTCGCGCAATCCGCTGGGCCCCTATGTCGACAATTTCGGCGTGCCCATGCTGAAGGGCGGGGGCAAGCTGGTGTGGGGCGCGCATGGGCGGGGCCTTGGCGCGGGCCATTTCGGGCTGGTCGATCTGGGCGACGGGGTGGAGAAATTCTCCTTCCATTGGGAAGCCGACATGGACCGTTCGGGACGCAGCGTGCTGGCGATCCTGCCGCTGACCTGGAAAAATGGCTGGCCGGTGGGTCAGGAAAACCTGCGCCCCGGCACCTATGAGATCCAGTCCGAACGCGGCGGCGCGCTGGAACTGGCGGTGGACGAGGTGCGCCTGCCCTTCGATTTCCGCAAAAGCTGGTTCCGCAATCCCGCCGACGGGCCGGACAAGCCGCTGCCTGATCAGACGCTGGAGGAAAACAGCAAGGTCTGGCCCAAAGGCCAAATCGCGGTGGACATGGGTGATTACATGGTCCGCCCGCATCAGCATTGGACCATCAGCCCAGCGCCCGGCGCGGGCGGCTATATGGGCGCGCCCTATGTTAAGATCACCATTGCAGGAACCGAGCGCGCACTGGCCGCCACCCCTGCGGGCGAGGTGATCACCGTGCCCACCTTCACCGGCGCGCCCGAACAGCTCTGGCGCATCGACCAGCTTTCCGACGGCACCTATCGCATCATTCCGCGCAATACGCCCGATCCGCGCGCGCCGCTGGCGCTCTCCGCCGTGGGGCGCAGCACGGCCCGTCTGGTGCGCTTTTCGCCCGAGAGCGATGCGGGACGCTGGACCTTCCGCCTGCCCTGA
- a CDS encoding FadR/GntR family transcriptional regulator — MNQKPVQEYQTTDRVDKSLRIHGSIARDLGIAIVTGHYPPGHVLPSEVDFAQQNNISRTAYREAIRILAAKGLVESKPKAGTRITDPARWHMLDPDVLAWTFEGEPTQSFIDDLFELRMVLEPAAAELAARRRTGQQLAQMGHALEEMARHGLASAAGQAADQSFHSTLLSATRNASLISLASSIGAAVRWTTIYKQRKRKLPRDPVPDHRVLFDAIADADPAAARAAMVRLIELALEDIGLSI; from the coding sequence GTGAATCAAAAGCCAGTGCAGGAGTATCAGACGACGGATCGGGTGGATAAATCGCTGCGGATTCATGGCTCCATTGCCCGCGATCTGGGCATAGCCATTGTTACCGGCCATTATCCGCCCGGCCACGTCCTGCCCAGCGAGGTGGATTTTGCCCAGCAAAACAACATCTCGCGCACCGCCTATCGCGAGGCGATCCGCATTCTGGCCGCCAAGGGGCTGGTGGAAAGCAAGCCCAAGGCGGGCACGCGCATCACCGATCCGGCGCGCTGGCATATGCTGGACCCCGATGTGCTGGCCTGGACCTTTGAGGGCGAGCCGACCCAGAGCTTTATCGACGATTTGTTTGAATTGCGCATGGTGCTCGAACCGGCGGCGGCGGAACTGGCCGCGCGCCGCCGCACCGGGCAGCAATTGGCGCAAATGGGCCATGCGCTGGAGGAAATGGCGCGCCATGGCCTGGCCAGCGCCGCCGGACAGGCCGCCGACCAGAGTTTTCACAGCACCTTGCTGAGCGCCACGCGCAATGCCTCGCTGATCTCATTGGCCAGCTCGATCGGCGCGGCCGTGCGCTGGACCACGATCTACAAGCAGCGCAAACGCAAGCTGCCGCGCGATCCCGTGCCCGACCATCGCGTGCTCTTCGATGCAATTGCCGATGCCGATCCGGCCGCCGCACGCGCCGCCATGGTGCGGCTGATCGAACTGGCGCTGGAGGACATCGGCCTTTCCATCTAG